In a single window of the Nitrospirota bacterium genome:
- a CDS encoding class I SAM-dependent RNA methyltransferase, whose amino-acid sequence MLKSKILITCPKGIPPFLKQELIVGNFPVLSENIAGVETEGSLDDAMRLNLSLRTGHRVLFVLKEFTARNADELYHALHDIAWEQHIPEDGYLCITSSVENPTIKDSRFASLKCKDAIVDRIKEKCGKRPDSGPERDRSVVHLYWKEDRCSVYLDTSGEPLSRRGYRKIPLGAPMQETLAAAVVLAMGWNGSGNFINPMCGSGTLAIEAALIGLDRAPGLLRGNFGFMHLKGFNEARWNELREKTRKESKKSLPGKIIATDISPQAIEAAKKNATTAGVEHIIEFSVCNFSDTPLPENGGVMVMNPEYGERMGEVQKLETTYKDIGDYYKQKCRGFTGYVFTGNPGLAKKVSLKPTRTFQFFNSGIECRLLEYELYEGTRKIKKPKTS is encoded by the coding sequence ATGCTCAAATCCAAAATCCTCATCACCTGCCCCAAAGGCATACCCCCTTTTCTGAAGCAGGAACTGATCGTCGGGAACTTCCCGGTGCTGTCCGAGAACATCGCCGGCGTTGAGACCGAGGGCAGCCTCGACGACGCCATGCGTTTGAATCTTTCACTTCGCACGGGCCACCGCGTGCTTTTCGTGCTCAAGGAATTCACTGCCAGGAACGCCGACGAGCTGTATCATGCCTTGCATGACATCGCGTGGGAGCAGCACATCCCCGAGGACGGGTATCTCTGCATCACCTCGAGCGTTGAGAACCCCACGATCAAGGACTCCCGCTTCGCGAGCCTGAAATGCAAGGACGCCATTGTCGACCGCATAAAAGAAAAATGCGGGAAACGGCCCGACTCCGGCCCCGAACGAGACCGGTCCGTGGTGCATCTCTACTGGAAGGAAGACCGGTGTTCGGTGTATCTCGACACCTCGGGAGAACCGCTCTCGCGTCGCGGCTATCGGAAGATCCCGCTGGGAGCACCCATGCAGGAGACGCTTGCCGCCGCTGTCGTGCTTGCCATGGGCTGGAACGGCTCGGGGAACTTCATCAACCCCATGTGCGGCAGCGGCACGCTCGCGATCGAGGCGGCGCTCATCGGTCTGGACCGCGCGCCGGGGCTCCTCAGGGGAAATTTCGGGTTCATGCACCTCAAGGGCTTCAACGAAGCCCGCTGGAACGAGCTGCGCGAGAAGACGCGGAAGGAATCAAAGAAAAGCCTGCCCGGGAAGATCATCGCCACGGACATCAGCCCTCAGGCAATCGAAGCAGCGAAGAAGAACGCGACCACCGCCGGCGTTGAGCATATCATCGAGTTCAGCGTCTGCAATTTTTCCGACACACCCCTGCCCGAAAACGGCGGTGTCATGGTGATGAATCCCGAGTACGGTGAACGGATGGGTGAGGTCCAGAAACTCGAAACCACGTACAAGGACATCGGAGATTATTATAAGCAGAAATGCAGGGGATTTACCGGCTATGTGTTCACGGGCAATCCGGGTCTCGCCAAAAAGGTGAGTTTGAAGCCGACGAGGACCTTTCAATTCTTTAACAGCGGGATCGAGTGCCGGCTGCTTGAGTATGAGCTGTATGAGGGAACGAGGAAGATCAAAAAACCGAAAACATCATGA
- a CDS encoding DUF1566 domain-containing protein, translated as MAVIVTAIIMSGPVYAEQADLPRTGQSTGKSAGNDGISRNDEVRPNQRFTNPDGTSPITGSVVVDQQTGLMWLRDANCIKTNYASFDKDGKTGDGAVTWRHVLAFVAGINAGKYPNCGDGKTDWRIPSRKELTSLINDGMAKSASWLNDPAQGFSNVQADSYWEPNAYPYAALMTVGNHSMYDSGMNMEDMMYYYFYVWPVRSGK; from the coding sequence ATGGCTGTAATCGTAACAGCGATTATCATGTCGGGTCCCGTCTATGCTGAACAAGCGGACCTGCCCAGGACCGGTCAGAGTACAGGCAAGAGCGCTGGTAATGATGGAATCTCGCGGAACGACGAAGTTCGGCCGAACCAAAGGTTCACCAATCCCGACGGCACATCGCCCATCACCGGCAGCGTGGTTGTGGACCAGCAGACAGGACTGATGTGGCTCAGGGACGCCAATTGCATCAAGACAAACTACGCGTCGTTCGACAAAGACGGCAAGACAGGAGACGGCGCTGTTACCTGGCGGCACGTCCTCGCCTTTGTCGCCGGAATAAATGCGGGGAAATATCCCAACTGCGGGGACGGCAAGACCGATTGGCGGATACCAAGCAGAAAGGAATTGACAAGCCTTATAAACGACGGTATGGCAAAATCCGCCTCTTGGTTAAACGATCCTGCACAGGGCTTCAGCAATGTGCAGGCGGACAGCTACTGGGAACCTAATGCGTATCCCTATGCCGCGCTTATGACCGTAGGGAACCACTCCATGTACGACAGCGGTATGAACATGGAAGATATGATGTACTACTACTTCTATGTGTGGCCCGTGCGCTCCGGAAAGTAG
- a CDS encoding RDD family protein, whose protein sequence is MQRADLTTRAVAGLVDLLLIIGLARLPDVIGFLSAAGYILIRDGLFDRRSIGKKLIGLRVLSLEDSGPSATYRDSIIRNVPIVLAYFLFLIPYAGWILCPLALGMEGLIALGDRGGMRIGDMLARTQVVPEALVQGEKKPAPEQRPEASPTGTNGPLDTQQ, encoded by the coding sequence TTGCAAAGGGCAGACCTTACAACCAGGGCAGTCGCAGGACTTGTCGATCTACTGCTTATCATCGGCCTGGCAAGACTGCCGGATGTCATCGGTTTTTTGTCCGCGGCAGGATATATCCTCATTCGCGATGGGCTGTTTGATCGCCGCAGCATCGGGAAAAAGCTCATCGGGCTTCGGGTGCTTTCATTGGAGGATTCCGGGCCCTCGGCTACCTACCGGGATTCGATCATCAGGAATGTCCCGATCGTTCTGGCCTATTTCCTCTTTTTAATACCCTACGCGGGCTGGATACTCTGCCCGCTCGCTCTCGGCATGGAAGGCCTTATCGCCCTCGGTGACAGGGGGGGGATGCGGATAGGCGACATGCTGGCAAGGACGCAGGTCGTTCCGGAGGCGCTGGTCCAGGGAGAGAAAAAGCCCGCGCCGGAACAGCGGCCCGAAGCCTCTCCAACTGGCACGAACGGTCCTCTCGACACGCAGCAATAA